The Schizosaccharomyces pombe strain 972h- genome assembly, chromosome: I genome contains a region encoding:
- the gna1 gene encoding glucosamine-phosphate N-acetyltransferase, whose protein sequence is MKKDFHSTYYIIVVEDLESHHVIGTATLFLERKFLRGKGICGHIEEVIVHPDHQRKAIGKLMVLTLIKLAFSLNSYKVILDCSDSNVGFYEKCGLSRAGIEMKKYASHSII, encoded by the exons ATGAAGAAAGACTTTCATTCAACATACTACATTATCGTAGTGGAGGATCTTGAATCTCATCATGTC ATTGGTACGGCCACATTATTCTTGGAGCGAAAGTTTTTACGTGGAAAAGGAATTTGCGGACACATAGAAGAAGTCATTGTGCATCCGGATCATCAGAGAAAAGCAATTGGAAAATTAATGGTTTTAACACTTATAAAACTAGCATTTTCGCTCAACTCCTACAAAGTCATACTGGATTGCTCTGACTCTAATGTTggattttatgaaaaatgCGGTCTGTCGCGCGCAGGTAttgaaatgaagaaatacGCTAGCCACTCAATTATTTGA
- the mpo1 gene encoding fatty acid alpha-oxygenase Mpo1 yields the protein MTYLSRSYSFYAAYHSNPVNIKIHQVCIPLLLLTALVLLHNFVITLINSKLQINVAHLVGLAYQIFYVTLDPLDGLLYSPVLYLFSYILPSKLFTIFSRSLVNRSAAVVHVICWILQFIGHGVFEKRKPALLDNLIQSLFIAPLFAFLETGPFVGYYPSVVSKIRANIKLKDVGENYPNLSEFLFPPSMVEDAVSGVVEDASQLSYCIRPLRLSDIDDGIVF from the exons atgaCTTAT CTTAGCAGAAGCTATTCATTTTACGCCGCTTACCATTCCAATCCCGTCAATATAAAAATCCATCAAG TTTGCATTCCATTATTATTGTTGACTGCCTTAGTTTTGTTACATAATTTTGTAATAACATTGATAAACTCGAAGCTTCAAATAAATGTTGCTCATCTAGTTGGGCTAGCTTATCAGATTTTTTATGTAACTTTAGATCCATTAGATGGTCTCCTTTATTCTCCGGTACTTTACTTGTTTTCCTATATCTTGCCATCCAAGCTATTTACAATCTTCTCCAGAAGCCTAGTCAATCGAAGTGCCGCAGTCGTTCATGTGATATGTTGgattttacaatttattGGACATGGGGTatttgaaaagagaaaaccTGCGCTCCTGGATAATTTAATCCAGTCACTGTTTATTGCACCCTTGTTCGCTTTTCTGGAAACTGGTCCATTTGTGGGATATTATCCGTCTGTCGTGAGCAAAATTCGAGCTAATATTAAGTTAAAAGATGTTGGTGAAAATTATCCTAACTTAAGCgagtttttatttcctcCTTCGATGGTTGAAGACGCCGTTTCCGGCGTAGTTGAGGATGCAAGCCAACTTTCATACTGCATCCGCCCTCTACGTCTAAGTGATATAGACGATGGTATTGTGTTTtag
- the aro7 gene encoding chorismate mutase: protein MSLVNEKLKLENIRSALIRQEDTIIFNFLERAQFPRNEKVYKSGKEGCLNLENYDGSFLNYLLHEEEKVYALVRRYASPEEYPFTDNLPEPILPKFSGKFPLHPNNVNVNSEILEYYINEIVPKISSPGDDFDNYGSTVVCDIRCLQSLSRRIHYGKFVAEAKYLANPEKYKKLILARDIKGIENEIVDAAQEERVLKRLHYKALNYGRDAADPTKPSDRINADCVASIYKDYVIPMTKKVEVDYLLARLL from the exons ATGAGTTTGGTTAATGAGAAGCTGAAACTCGAAAATATTCGCTCTGCTTTAATCCGTCAGGAAGATACGattatctttaatttcttaGAACGTGCTCAATTCCCTAGAAACGAAAAAGTGTATAAGTCAGGCAAGGAAGGATGTCtcaatttggaaaattatGATggaagttttttaaattacttGCTACATGAAGAGGAGAAGGTGTATGCACTTGTACGGAGATATGCGAGTCCTGAAGAATATCCTTTTACTGATAATTTACCTGAGCCTATTCTTCCTAAATTCAGTGGTAAATTTCCCTTGCATCCAAACAACGTCAATGTCAATTCTGAGATCCTAGAGTATTATATCAATGAAATCGTTCCCAAAATATCTTCTCCCGGCGATGACTTTGACAATTATGGCAGCACAGTTGTGTGTGATATTCGTTGCCTTCAATCACTTTCTCGTCGTATTCACTATGGCAAATTTGTCGCTGAGGCCAAGTATTTGGCGAATCCAGAGAAGTATAAGAAACTGATTTTGGCACGTGATATAAAAGGAATTGAAAACGAAATTGTTGATGCAGCTCAAGAAGAGCGTGTATTGAAACGCTTACATTATAAGGCACTTAATTACGGACGTGATGCTGCTGATCCCACCAAACCTAGTGATCGAATAAACGCCGATTGTGTAGCATCTATTTATAAG GATTATGTAATTCCCATGACTAAGAAAGTAGAGGTTGACTATTTGTTAGCTCGCTTACTTTaa
- a CDS encoding protein mde1, with translation MLHATQLCYLLLFCFLPISISSAVLIEREINVPTTHVLQTLYTRFWSFKAHLGVDMELGIKGSLIHYRDDKLFLGEYPKSRLLRVCYDDNGTFKVKDKRGLVYVQGERLILERDAPSKFSIELVEERREPESPYLLFFSNSSRFSACEESGEWVIYSGDVYSAETTCIPIELVGLRYRGWKTNDKKPFRIIEPGKEPLDAPWNDELIVM, from the exons ATGCTCCATGCGACTCAGCTTTGTTATTTActacttttttgtttcctACCAATTTCGATTAGCTCCGCAGTCTTAATTGAACGAGAAATCAATGTTCCTACAACTCATGTCTTACAAACGTTGTATACGCGATTTTGGTCATTCAAGGCTCATTTGGGAGTAGATATGGAGCTCGGAATTAAAG GAAGCTTGATCCATTACAGAGATGACAAGCTTTTCCTAGGCGAGTATCCTAAAAGTCGTCTATTAAGGGTTTGTTATGACGATAATGGTACATTCAAGGTTAAGGATAAAAGAGGTTTAGTATACGTACAAGGAGAGCGCTTGATCCTGGAACGTGATGCACCGTCAAAATTCAGCATTGAGCTGgttgaagaaagaagagaGCCTGAAAGTCCATATCTGTTATTTTTCTCCAACTCCAGTAGGTTCTCAGCATGTGAAGAATCAGGAGAATGGGTTATTTATTCAGGAGATGTATACTCGGCAGAGACAACTTGCATCCCAATTGAGCTAGTGGGCTTACGATACAGAGGATGGAAAACCAATGACAAAAAACCTTTTCGAATTATAGAACCTGGAAAAGAGCCATTAGACGCACCATGGAATGATGAGCTGATTGTtatgtaa
- the nop12 gene encoding RNA-binding protein Nop12: MGETNSSLDNENTSFVGKLSSSSNVDPTLNLLFSQSKPIPKPVAKETTVLTKKDVEVEEANGVEEAAETIESDTKEVQNIKPKSKKKKKKLNDSSDDIEGKYFEELLAEEDEEKDKDSAGLINDEEDKSPAKQSVLEERTSQEDVKSEREVAEKLANELEKSDKTVFVNNLPARVVTNKGDYKDLTKHFRQFGAVDSIRFRSLAFSEAIPRKVAFFEKKFHSERDTVNAYIVFRDSSSARSALSLNGTMFMDRHLRVDSVSHPMPQDTKRCVFVGNLAFEAEEEPLWRYFGDCGSIDYVRIVRDPKTNLGKGFAYIQFKDTMGVDKALLLNEKKMPEGRTLRIMRAKSTKPKSITRSKRGDEKTRTLQGRARKLIGKAGNALLQQELALEGHRAKPGENPLAKKKVNKKRKERAAQWRNKKAESVGKKQKTAAGKKDK; this comes from the exons atGGGCGAAACAAATTCATCATTggataatgaaaatacaaGTTTTGTAGGGAAATTATCGAGTTCTTCAAATGTTGACCCCACACTAAATCTGTTATTTTCTCAATCG AAACCAATCCCCAAACCTGTTGCTAAAGAAACCACtgttttaacaaaaaaagatgtgGAGGTTGAAGAAGCGAATGGAGTCGAAGAAGCAGCTGAAACTATAGAATCAGATACAAAAGAAGtacaaaatataaaacctaaatcaaaaaaaaagaaaaagaagttgaaCGATTCGTCAGACGATATTGAAGGCAAATATTTTGAGGAGTTATTGGCagaggaagatgaagagAAGGATAAAGACTCAGCAGGTTTGAttaatgatgaagaagataaGTCTCCTGCTAAACAGTCGGTCCTTGAAGAACGGACATCTCAGGAAGATGTTAAATCAGAACGCGAAGTTGCTGAGAAACTGGCGAATGAATTAGAGAAATCTGATAAAACTGTTTTTGTTAACAATTTGCCTGCTAGAGTTGTTACTAATAAAGGAGATTACAAGGATTTAACAAAGCATTTCCGCCAATTTGGTGCCGTTGACTCTATTCGTTTCCGTTCATTGGCTTTCTCTGAGGCAATTCCTAGAAAAGTcgctttttttgaaaaaaaatttcattcgGAACGGGACACTGTAAATGCTTATATAGTTTTTCGTGATTCTTCGTCGGCCAGGAGTGCATTATCCCTAAATGGTACTATGTTTATGGATCGGCATTTGCGAGTCGACAGTGTCAGCCATCCGATGCCTCAAGATACGAAACGATGTGTTTTTGTTGGAAATTTGGCCTTTGAAGCTGAGGAAGAGCCACTCTGGCGCTATTTTGGAGACTGTGGTAGCATTGATTATGTTCGCATTGTTCGTGATCCAAAAACCAATCTTGGAAAGGGCTTTGCCTATATACAGTTTAAGGATACCATGGGGGTTGATAAGGCACTCCTCctcaatgaaaaaaaaatgccaGAAGGTAGGACGCTACGTATAATGAGAGCGAAATCCACAAAGCCAAAAAGTATCACTCGTAGTAAGAGAGGAGACGAAAAGACTCGAACCTTACAGGGAAGAGCTAGGAAGTTGATTGGAAAGGCAGGAAATGCCTTGCTTCAACAAGAATTGGCTTTGGAGGGACACCGAGCCAAACCTGGTGAAAATCCACTggcaaaaaagaaagttaacaaaaagagaaaggaaAGGGCTGCGCAGTGGCGTAACAAAAAGGCTGAAAGTGTTggtaaaaaacaaaaaacggCGGctggaaaaaaagataaatag